From the Lentimicrobiaceae bacterium genome, one window contains:
- the tnpA gene encoding IS200/IS605 family transposase codes for MDEHIYKRHNKTLLLYHLVFPVKYRREVISGPIGEAIKEISLEIGDRFEIEFVEIGTDEDQIHFLVQGVPTMSVGQIIRIIKSITAREIFHRFPEVKKALWGGSFWTSEYYANTVGQYGNTEVIKKYVENQGKRYNQLHTQQLSLW; via the coding sequence ATGGATGAACATATCTACAAACGACATAACAAAACACTTCTTCTGTATCATTTGGTTTTTCCGGTGAAATATAGACGGGAGGTGATAAGTGGCCCGATTGGTGAGGCGATTAAAGAGATCAGCCTAGAGATTGGCGATCGTTTTGAAATAGAGTTTGTAGAGATCGGCACAGATGAAGACCAAATTCATTTTTTGGTTCAGGGGGTACCGACGATGTCTGTAGGACAGATTATAAGGATCATAAAAAGCATCACAGCCCGAGAGATTTTTCACAGATTTCCAGAAGTGAAGAAAGCATTGTGGGGTGGCAGTTTCTGGACAAGTGAATACTATGCGAATACGGTTGGTCAATATGGCAACACGGAAGTTATAAAGAAGTATGTTGAGAATCAAGGCAAGAGATACAATCAATTGCATACTCAACAGCTTAGTTTGTGGTGA
- a CDS encoding GDP-L-fucose synthase, with protein sequence MNKFRIFLTGGDGMVGSNIREAMPDSEFEIICPDINALDLLNYQAVDSFIKKNSFGMLIHAAGIVGGIHANIKNPVKFLVENTDMARNVILSARNNGIKNLINLGSSCMYPREGKNPLKENSILTGELEPTNEGYALAKIYALRLCEYINRENQEFNYKTLIPCNLYGKYDKFDPQHSHLIPSIIYKLHSAKENNTDAIDIWGDGTARREFMYAGDLANFIWFAIANFNKLPNVMNVGLGCDYSINEYYETAAKIIDYHGKFIHDLSKPVGMKQKLVDTSQQKNLGWSPKFSLAEGIKETYNFYKSAH encoded by the coding sequence ATGAATAAGTTTAGAATATTTTTAACAGGTGGAGATGGAATGGTTGGCTCAAATATCAGAGAAGCCATGCCCGATTCGGAATTTGAAATTATTTGCCCCGATATAAATGCACTGGACTTACTAAATTACCAGGCTGTTGATTCATTTATCAAAAAAAATTCTTTTGGTATGCTTATTCATGCAGCGGGTATTGTAGGCGGAATTCATGCAAACATAAAAAATCCGGTTAAATTTTTGGTTGAAAACACCGATATGGCTCGTAATGTGATACTTTCAGCAAGAAATAATGGAATAAAAAACCTGATAAATTTAGGAAGCTCATGTATGTATCCCAGAGAGGGTAAAAACCCTCTTAAAGAAAATTCTATCCTTACCGGAGAATTAGAGCCTACTAACGAAGGATATGCCCTCGCTAAAATTTACGCCTTACGCTTGTGCGAATATATCAACAGAGAAAACCAGGAATTTAATTACAAAACTCTTATTCCATGTAATTTATATGGTAAATACGATAAATTCGACCCTCAGCATTCCCATCTGATACCTTCAATAATTTATAAATTGCATTCTGCAAAAGAAAATAATACTGACGCCATAGACATTTGGGGTGATGGAACTGCCAGAAGAGAATTTATGTATGCGGGCGATCTGGCTAACTTTATTTGGTTTGCAATAGCAAATTTTAATAAACTGCCCAATGTAATGAATGTGGGACTTGGCTGCGATTATTCAATTAATGAATATTATGAAACAGCCGCAAAAATTATTGATTATCATGGAAAATTTATACATGATTTATCAAAACCCGTAGGCATGAAACAGAAATTAGTTGATACTTCTCAACAAAAGAATTTAGGCTGGAGTCCAAAATTTTCGCTGGCAGAAGGCATTAAAGAAACTTATAACTTTTATAAATCAGCACACTAA
- a CDS encoding WecB/TagA/CpsF family glycosyltransferase, with the protein MLKINVLGFDILSEPLNEDFFNEKCIVNTINASAFVWSKNDHLYHEALLASNLLIPDGIAVTIAARFLYNKRIKKISAEDLFFFLIKSIDKEHGSCFFLGSSNTVIEKILNRLKFDHPDIKAAGFSPPFRNFFSEEEKRKMIQQVNTFSPKFLFVGLSAPKQEKLICEISQQLNAQIICNIGAVFDFYAETIKRPGKLWQKIGLEWLVLWLKDPVRLNKKEYLSIIKFIYSLFKVKFNKK; encoded by the coding sequence ATGCTTAAAATTAATGTTCTTGGATTCGATATTCTCAGTGAACCCTTAAACGAAGATTTTTTTAACGAAAAATGTATAGTCAACACTATAAATGCTTCAGCATTTGTATGGTCAAAAAATGATCATCTTTACCATGAAGCATTACTGGCAAGCAATTTACTTATTCCCGACGGAATTGCTGTAACAATTGCTGCCCGTTTTTTATATAATAAAAGGATTAAAAAAATCAGTGCTGAAGATTTGTTCTTTTTTTTGATAAAATCAATTGACAAAGAACATGGTTCATGTTTTTTTCTTGGTTCATCCAACACTGTAATCGAAAAAATACTGAACCGTTTAAAATTTGATCACCCAGACATCAAGGCTGCTGGTTTTTCTCCTCCTTTCAGAAATTTTTTTTCGGAAGAAGAAAAAAGGAAAATGATTCAGCAAGTGAACACTTTCTCTCCAAAATTTCTTTTTGTAGGTTTATCTGCACCTAAACAGGAAAAACTAATTTGCGAAATAAGTCAACAACTCAATGCACAAATAATTTGCAACATAGGTGCGGTTTTTGATTTTTATGCCGAAACCATAAAACGTCCTGGAAAACTTTGGCAAAAAATTGGGCTTGAATGGTTGGTTTTATGGCTAAAAGACCCTGTAAGATTAAATAAAAAAGAATACCTTAGTATTATTAAATTTATCTATTCTCTTTTTAAAGTAAAATTTAATAAAAAATAA
- a CDS encoding archaeosortase/exosortase family protein translates to MKIFYDIKKEVDDYLSSKKILVVKDVLIFIIITLTIHFLYRFWANKLDHRIFGLQIITPAIFNFFKHQLFLASLWVDVHLLGYQIKTANDTLFFTNNGYISITAGCSGVKQFLQWILLMLLFPGQWKHKAWFIPAGLIMIYLTNIFRIVGLSYITLHHPDIWHFSHDNIFRPLFYVVIFSMWVLWVEKFKTNKNKKV, encoded by the coding sequence ATGAAAATTTTTTATGATATAAAAAAGGAAGTTGATGATTATTTAAGTAGTAAAAAAATATTGGTAGTGAAGGATGTACTTATTTTTATAATTATTACTTTAACCATACATTTTTTATATCGTTTTTGGGCAAATAAGTTAGATCACAGGATTTTCGGATTACAAATCATTACACCGGCTATTTTTAATTTTTTTAAACATCAGCTTTTTCTTGCCAGTTTATGGGTTGATGTACATCTGTTAGGTTATCAGATAAAAACGGCAAATGACACTTTGTTTTTTACCAATAATGGATATATTTCTATTACTGCAGGGTGTTCCGGGGTAAAGCAGTTTCTTCAATGGATATTACTTATGCTGTTATTTCCGGGGCAGTGGAAGCATAAAGCATGGTTTATCCCTGCCGGGTTGATAATGATATATCTTACCAATATATTTCGTATAGTCGGATTATCCTATATCACTCTTCATCACCCGGATATATGGCATTTCAGCCATGATAATATATTTCGCCCCCTTTTCTATGTGGTGATTTTCTCTATGTGGGTGCTTTGGGTTGAAAAGTTTAAAACCAATAAAAACAAAAAAGTTTAA
- a CDS encoding undecaprenyl/decaprenyl-phosphate alpha-N-acetylglucosaminyl 1-phosphate transferase, producing the protein MEQFLLFFHKGEFRIIAAFIVAFAVTAWAIPIVIRTAIKKNLFAYPNGRTVHNKAIPTLGGLGIYSGLLVAKLLCVDFQNIPEFQFLIAGTIIIFMIGLKDDILLISWQKKLVGQLTAAIIIIILGNMRITNFYGLLGIHEIPYIVSVLFTIFVIIVIVNCLNLIDGIDGLAAGLAIVITATFGAFFLINRQVEYSVQCAALIGALLPFWAYNVYGNKNKIFMGDTGSLVIGFFIAMLVIKFCQANLDTTIAYPVQSAPAVAFGILMIPLYDTLRVFVSRMLSNGSPFKADKNHIHHILLRLGYSHLKSTIILVLVSIFFIILSFFLQDIGMTKLITVLIVLGAIFTTYLIHLNNIIKKKEKS; encoded by the coding sequence ATGGAGCAATTTTTACTTTTTTTTCATAAGGGAGAATTCAGGATAATTGCAGCATTTATAGTAGCTTTTGCTGTAACAGCCTGGGCTATTCCAATAGTAATTAGAACAGCTATAAAGAAAAATTTGTTTGCTTATCCTAATGGTCGCACCGTTCATAACAAAGCGATTCCTACCCTCGGTGGATTGGGTATTTATTCAGGTTTACTCGTTGCAAAATTACTGTGTGTAGATTTTCAAAACATACCTGAATTTCAGTTCCTGATTGCTGGTACGATAATTATTTTCATGATTGGCTTAAAAGATGATATTCTTCTCATCTCCTGGCAAAAAAAATTAGTCGGTCAATTAACTGCTGCAATCATCATTATTATTCTCGGTAATATGCGCATTACCAATTTTTATGGATTATTGGGTATTCATGAAATACCATATATCGTCAGCGTACTGTTTACTATTTTTGTTATCATAGTGATTGTAAATTGCCTCAATTTGATTGATGGAATTGATGGATTAGCTGCAGGCTTAGCAATAGTAATTACGGCAACCTTTGGAGCGTTTTTCCTGATCAACCGGCAGGTAGAATACAGCGTTCAATGTGCTGCACTCATCGGTGCCTTACTTCCCTTTTGGGCATATAATGTATATGGTAATAAGAATAAAATATTTATGGGTGATACCGGTTCACTGGTGATCGGTTTTTTTATAGCCATGTTGGTCATCAAGTTTTGCCAGGCCAACCTCGATACCACCATAGCATACCCTGTTCAATCCGCACCGGCAGTAGCCTTCGGCATCCTGATGATTCCCCTATATGATACCTTACGCGTATTTGTTTCCAGGATGTTAAGTAACGGATCCCCTTTTAAAGCCGATAAAAACCATATACACCATATCCTGCTTCGTTTGGGGTATTCCCACCTGAAATCTACCATCATACTCGTATTGGTCAGTATCTTTTTTATCATTTTATCATTTTTCCTTCAGGATATAGGTATGACGAAACTAATTACGGTACTCATTGTGCTGGGAGCTATTTTCACTACTTATCTGATACATCTGAATAATATTATTAAGAAAAAGGAAAAATCATAA
- a CDS encoding TIGR03915 family putative DNA repair protein — MTIFIYDGTFEGLLTLVNEVREMKTEPERISTFSSYQETLWDSRYDVFTDEEKCNNIWHRINDNLPDNQSQLIYRVFLSEMQGIEMLIFRFINKILDTPYSVTGDFGDNCVLETHQIFKKVSREAERIRMFARFQEIEGEMFFAPIEPKYNVLPLVLNHFKNRYPLQNWLIYDMKRKYGFYHTAKEILQIKLENSKMNSINGKAGKKVLSADEIQFQQLWLSYLDSVTIKERRNLRLQMQHMPKRFWKFLTEKNTEAICQGDILQV, encoded by the coding sequence ATGACAATTTTTATTTATGATGGAACATTTGAAGGCTTGCTCACTTTGGTAAATGAAGTCCGTGAAATGAAAACCGAACCAGAAAGGATAAGCACATTTTCATCGTATCAGGAAACGCTGTGGGATAGCCGTTACGATGTGTTTACCGATGAAGAAAAGTGCAACAACATTTGGCATCGAATCAACGATAACCTTCCCGACAACCAAAGTCAACTTATTTACCGTGTTTTTTTATCGGAAATGCAAGGAATAGAGATGTTAATTTTCAGGTTTATTAATAAAATATTAGACACACCTTATTCAGTTACAGGTGATTTTGGTGATAATTGTGTGCTCGAAACACATCAGATTTTTAAAAAAGTTTCGCGTGAAGCAGAACGAATAAGGATGTTTGCACGTTTTCAGGAAATCGAAGGAGAGATGTTTTTTGCACCTATCGAACCGAAATATAATGTATTGCCATTGGTACTCAATCATTTTAAAAATCGTTATCCTCTTCAGAACTGGCTGATTTATGATATGAAACGTAAGTATGGATTTTACCATACTGCCAAAGAAATATTACAGATAAAACTTGAGAACAGTAAAATGAATTCGATAAATGGAAAAGCCGGGAAAAAAGTTTTGAGTGCTGATGAAATTCAATTTCAGCAACTTTGGCTAAGTTACCTCGATTCGGTAACAATAAAGGAACGCCGGAATTTGCGTCTGCAGATGCAGCACATGCCCAAACGATTTTGGAAATTTTTGACGGAGAAAAATACAGAAGCTATCTGCCAGGGAGATATTTTGCAGGTTTAG
- a CDS encoding putative DNA modification/repair radical SAM protein, with product MQSAFEKLKILAGAARYDVSCASSGTRRDNPGKGIGNSTAWGICHSFTEDGRCVSLLKIMLTNFCIYDCVYCLNRRSNDIPRTTFTVKELVELTIEFYRRNYIEGLFLSSGVIRDADFTMSLMIKVIKELRTVQHFYGYIHMKSIPGASPEIIKAAGLYADRLSVNVEIASENNLKLLAPDKNYQGIFKPMEYISNGIIQSKEERRKFRSAPRFSPSGQSTQLIIGATDDNDDRILHLASNLYGKNHLKRVYYSGFIPVNAYDKRLPMLASPPLQREHRLYQADWLMRFYNFTVDEIVNEKHSNLELEIDPKLSFALRNPQIFPVDVNRAPYEILLRVPGIGVKSAQLIVSARRFGKVGYSSLKKMGVVIKRAKYFILCNELKSNTIIEIKPENLRRMLLAENNNSVQKPKQLQLFND from the coding sequence ATGCAAAGTGCGTTTGAAAAATTAAAGATTTTGGCAGGAGCAGCACGCTACGACGTGTCGTGTGCATCGAGTGGTACCCGAAGGGACAATCCCGGTAAAGGAATAGGAAATTCCACAGCCTGGGGCATTTGCCATAGCTTTACCGAAGATGGAAGATGCGTTTCACTGCTCAAAATCATGCTTACAAACTTCTGCATTTACGATTGTGTCTATTGCCTGAATCGCCGCAGCAACGACATCCCTCGGACTACATTTACCGTGAAAGAGCTTGTAGAACTGACTATTGAATTTTATCGCCGCAATTATATCGAAGGGCTATTTCTAAGTTCGGGTGTAATTCGCGATGCCGATTTCACCATGAGTTTAATGATAAAAGTGATAAAAGAGTTGCGAACCGTTCAGCATTTTTATGGATATATTCACATGAAAAGCATACCGGGAGCAAGCCCTGAAATAATAAAAGCTGCTGGATTATATGCTGATAGGTTGAGTGTAAATGTAGAAATTGCCTCCGAAAATAATCTTAAACTTCTTGCTCCAGATAAAAATTATCAGGGTATTTTTAAGCCGATGGAATATATTTCTAATGGAATTATCCAAAGCAAGGAAGAGCGCAGAAAATTCCGTTCGGCACCCAGATTTTCTCCTTCAGGTCAAAGCACCCAGTTAATAATCGGAGCCACCGACGACAACGATGACCGTATCCTGCACCTGGCATCGAACCTTTATGGCAAAAATCATCTGAAACGTGTTTATTATTCGGGTTTTATACCCGTTAATGCCTACGACAAACGGCTTCCAATGCTTGCATCCCCACCTTTGCAGCGCGAACATCGCCTTTATCAGGCTGACTGGCTCATGCGTTTTTATAATTTCACCGTTGATGAAATTGTAAACGAAAAGCATTCCAACTTGGAATTGGAGATTGACCCCAAACTGAGTTTTGCATTACGAAACCCCCAGATTTTTCCTGTGGATGTTAACCGTGCGCCTTATGAAATTCTGTTGCGTGTACCTGGAATAGGTGTAAAATCGGCACAATTGATTGTTTCGGCACGCCGGTTTGGTAAAGTAGGGTACTCTTCTTTAAAAAAAATGGGAGTAGTCATTAAAAGAGCAAAATATTTTATTCTTTGCAACGAACTGAAGTCTAATACGATAATAGAAATAAAACCCGAAAATCTGCGTAGGATGCTTCTTGCCGAAAACAACAATAGTGTGCAAAAACCGAAGCAATTACAATTATTTAATGATTAA
- a CDS encoding undecaprenyl/decaprenyl-phosphate alpha-N-acetylglucosaminyl 1-phosphate transferase gives MNNYLLFTFFIFFISTITAYITIPWVIKFAYSRNYVCTPHDSFVDVPGKIRKKSHDYSIPVIGGLVIIFPFFISMIVMWLFRHSYFSDSVLLFRFYALFISTIIISIIGYIDDIKKVSYLKRLILETIVISVMLFLTVKDSVYIIPLLGPHKIGYIELFILLIWCVGLLNSINLIDGLDGLATGIMIIATLFFSFTTTIEAFLITLVLMSVLASCIAFLSFNFYPAKLFLGSSGTLVLGYLLSILTVWSPVPKIENYYFQYAIFFFALPITDMLIVFSVRLFHGMNPFTADSWHVHDRVLLTGIPRKYATILLWTISGLCGLCGYCAFKAVFSYHLAILFVIILLSIFYTVIIINKKKYI, from the coding sequence ATGAACAATTATCTGCTTTTTACTTTTTTTATTTTTTTCATCTCAACCATAACGGCGTATATAACTATACCATGGGTTATAAAATTTGCTTATTCCAGAAATTATGTATGCACTCCGCACGATAGTTTCGTAGATGTACCAGGAAAAATAAGAAAAAAATCACATGATTACTCAATTCCAGTCATAGGAGGCTTGGTAATAATTTTCCCATTTTTCATTTCTATGATTGTAATGTGGCTATTTCGACACTCTTATTTTTCAGATTCTGTATTATTATTTCGATTTTATGCACTTTTTATCAGCACTATAATCATTAGTATCATTGGTTATATTGATGATATTAAAAAGGTTAGTTATTTAAAACGATTAATACTCGAAACAATTGTAATTTCTGTAATGCTTTTTCTTACTGTAAAAGATTCAGTGTATATTATTCCCTTATTAGGTCCGCATAAAATTGGCTATATTGAATTGTTTATACTTCTTATATGGTGTGTGGGTTTATTGAACTCTATAAATTTAATTGACGGTTTAGACGGACTGGCAACAGGAATTATGATAATAGCAACATTATTTTTTTCCTTTACTACAACAATAGAAGCATTTCTGATTACTCTTGTTTTAATGAGTGTATTAGCATCTTGTATTGCATTTTTAAGCTTCAATTTCTATCCTGCAAAATTATTCTTAGGAAGTTCAGGAACTTTGGTTCTGGGATATTTATTATCAATATTGACCGTATGGTCGCCTGTTCCAAAAATTGAAAATTATTATTTTCAATACGCTATTTTCTTTTTTGCATTACCTATTACAGATATGCTGATTGTTTTTTCAGTAAGATTATTTCACGGGATGAACCCATTTACCGCAGATTCCTGGCACGTACACGACAGAGTTCTACTAACAGGCATACCACGAAAATATGCAACAATATTATTGTGGACAATTTCCGGTTTATGTGGTTTATGTGGCTATTGTGCTTTTAAGGCTGTATTTTCTTATCATCTTGCTATCCTTTTCGTAATCATCTTATTAAGTATTTTTTATACAGTAATTATAATAAATAAAAAGAAATATATTTAA
- a CDS encoding DegT/DnrJ/EryC1/StrS family aminotransferase has protein sequence MENKYSLASPTWGQEEYDAMQKVISSGNFTMGKYVSEFEDVFAKRFDSKYSVMVNSGSSANLLAIAALFFRNSNPLTKGDEVIVPAVSWATTYYPLYQYGLKIKFVDIDPYTLNFHLDKLKDAISEKTRLIFAVNLLGNPNDFEKIYFLIKDKNITLIEDNCESMGAMFDGKMTGTFGLIGTFSSFFSHHISTMEGGMINTDDEEIYHILLCLRAHGWTRQLPEMNKITGKKNSNWFYESWNFVLPGYNVRPLELSGAIGIEQLKKLDDFIEARRKNAELFVRNFSTIDEIIIQKEIGKSSWFGFSLVMKPEINKDRDELVQLLVDNNIECRPIVSGNFTKNKVISFFNYEIHDELINAELIDKRGLFIGNHHYNLSGELDRTFNVVKKFFNN, from the coding sequence ATGGAAAATAAATATTCATTAGCTTCTCCAACCTGGGGACAAGAAGAATATGATGCAATGCAAAAAGTGATTTCTTCCGGAAACTTCACAATGGGAAAATATGTTTCTGAATTTGAAGACGTTTTTGCAAAACGCTTTGACTCAAAATATTCCGTAATGGTTAATTCGGGTTCATCAGCCAATCTTCTTGCAATTGCCGCATTATTCTTCCGAAATTCAAACCCTTTGACTAAAGGAGATGAAGTTATAGTTCCAGCTGTTTCATGGGCTACTACTTATTACCCCCTCTATCAATATGGATTAAAAATAAAATTTGTTGATATTGATCCTTATACTTTAAATTTCCATCTGGACAAACTTAAAGATGCCATTTCGGAAAAAACAAGACTGATTTTCGCCGTAAACCTCCTCGGCAACCCTAATGATTTTGAAAAAATATATTTTTTAATTAAAGATAAGAATATCACCTTAATTGAAGATAACTGCGAATCAATGGGTGCTATGTTCGATGGTAAAATGACTGGTACTTTTGGCTTAATCGGTACTTTTTCTTCTTTTTTCAGCCACCATATTTCAACAATGGAGGGAGGAATGATTAATACTGACGATGAAGAAATTTATCATATCCTTCTCTGCCTTCGCGCACACGGGTGGACACGTCAATTACCTGAAATGAATAAAATTACAGGAAAGAAAAATAGTAACTGGTTCTACGAATCATGGAATTTCGTTCTTCCTGGTTACAACGTCAGACCATTGGAACTAAGCGGGGCCATCGGAATCGAACAATTAAAAAAATTAGACGATTTCATTGAAGCAAGAAGAAAAAATGCTGAATTATTCGTAAGAAATTTCAGTACAATTGATGAAATTATCATCCAGAAAGAAATTGGTAAGAGTTCATGGTTTGGATTTTCATTGGTAATGAAACCAGAAATTAATAAGGATCGCGATGAACTTGTACAGCTTTTGGTAGATAATAATATTGAATGTCGCCCAATTGTTTCAGGAAATTTTACTAAAAATAAAGTTATTTCCTTCTTCAATTATGAAATCCATGATGAACTTATCAATGCAGAATTAATAGATAAAAGAGGTTTATTTATTGGTAACCATCACTATAATCTTTCAGGTGAATTAGATAGAACTTTTAATGTAGTAAAAAAATTTTTTAACAATTAA
- a CDS encoding peptidoglycan bridge formation glycyltransferase FemA/FemB family protein — translation MIEIREHINTDLWNKFLESHSFANPFQSNSLYNFYLDLHGHHPLSLFAVDKNGEIVGCLIAVILYENKRLTKKLTSRVILSGGPLISSNENNKIILDLLIKSLIKKVSKSTIYIEIRNFFEWEPNLLSVFKKNKFDFEDHLNFIVPLENILPSKKFSSSKQRQIKKGLSNGAEIVKASTIAEIFEFYKILSDLYNNKAKKPLAPWLFFKNFFEFNCTKNEGIYLLVKYKAKIIGGIMCILYNNKTVYEWYVCGLDLDYKQCYPSVLATWSAIDYAHNNDYKYFDFMGAGSPNTEYGVRNFKEKFGGYKVNYGRFILINKPILYFLGKLGLKLFSLIRLILK, via the coding sequence ATGATTGAAATAAGGGAACATATTAATACTGATTTATGGAATAAATTTTTAGAAAGCCACTCTTTTGCAAATCCATTTCAATCAAATTCACTTTATAATTTTTATTTGGATTTGCATGGACATCATCCACTTTCATTATTTGCGGTTGATAAGAATGGAGAAATTGTTGGTTGTTTAATTGCAGTAATTCTTTATGAAAATAAAAGACTTACAAAAAAGCTTACTTCAAGGGTAATTTTATCTGGAGGTCCATTAATTTCTTCTAACGAAAATAATAAAATAATACTTGATTTACTGATCAAAAGCCTTATTAAAAAAGTTTCAAAATCAACTATATATATAGAAATCCGTAATTTTTTTGAATGGGAACCTAATTTGCTATCGGTTTTTAAAAAAAACAAGTTTGATTTTGAAGATCATTTAAATTTTATTGTTCCGTTAGAAAATATTTTACCTTCAAAAAAATTTAGCAGCAGTAAGCAAAGACAAATAAAAAAGGGTTTATCAAATGGTGCTGAAATAGTTAAAGCCTCAACAATAGCTGAAATATTTGAATTCTATAAAATATTATCAGATTTATATAATAATAAAGCAAAAAAACCTTTAGCTCCATGGTTATTTTTTAAAAATTTCTTTGAATTTAATTGCACTAAAAATGAAGGCATTTACTTGCTGGTTAAGTACAAAGCTAAAATAATCGGTGGAATTATGTGTATTTTATATAACAATAAAACAGTTTATGAATGGTATGTCTGTGGATTAGATTTGGATTATAAACAATGTTATCCAAGTGTTTTAGCCACCTGGTCAGCAATAGATTACGCTCATAATAATGATTATAAATACTTTGATTTTATGGGTGCCGGTTCTCCAAATACTGAATATGGCGTTCGTAATTTCAAAGAAAAATTTGGAGGTTATAAAGTTAATTATGGTAGATTTATATTAATTAACAAACCAATATTATATTTTTTAGGTAAATTGGGACTAAAACTTTTTTCATTAATCAGGTTAATTCTGAAATAA